The following is a genomic window from Bacillus marinisedimentorum.
TCCCTTCGTATTTCCCCTTCTTCGGAATTCAACCTATATTTTAGCATGCTTGATTTCAATTCATTTTCAGACCACTCAACATCTCTTTTCGTTGGCTTCTGTTGTAACCTATGCCCGCTTTTGTTGCGCTTAAGCCTTTCCTGAAGACTGGCTTCAAGTTCCACCAGGTAAACCGTGCCGCCCTTTTCCTCAAAAGTGCTGCACAGCTTAGCTACATAATCCCAGTCTTCCTGCTGATCGAATGCCCATACGTATGTGAAAATCAAGCCATACAAACTGCTATTAGAAACAGCCTCAAAAATCTCTTGCCGGAACAGGTTAACAAGGCGTTTTCCTTCCGCGGTTCCATAACTGAAAAAGGGAGTGACAAATTCGATTGCCATGTGATTATGAAAAAGTTTGAGCTCCGTCATTTTCTCCAGTTCTTCCCCGACAGTCATTTTCCCAACTGCCTGGGGACCGAACAACAGGACGAGTTTCATAGAGTCTCTCCCCCTTTCTTCAAAATTCTATTATTAATCATTCATTCTTTCTTTGATTCGTTTGATCACCGTCTCGTAATATGAAACTGGATGGGGGACAAACTCATCCCTGCCAGCCATTTTATCAATCGAAGCTTTGTTGCCATCCGTTTTATTTTCAAACCCCTCGATCCGGATAGCTTGCCTTTTTCCCGACCATAATTCCGCAAACTCGTTCAAATCAGCCTTCACCATGCCGGAGACTTCTTCCCGCTGCAGGATAAAGTCATCAAGAGAATGATCACTTTGATATAAGAAAACATTAGCCAGTTCTTTGTCTATGAAGTTCTTTTTCGTTACACAGTATTCAATGACCCCAAGCGGTATCAGCTCATGAAAAGATAGATCGATTCCGATTTCTTCTTCAATCTCCCTTACGCCGTCGCGGACGGTTTCATCAGCTGACAGATGACCTGCAGCCGTTATGTCCAACAGATTTGGGTAGTCCTTTTTCGTCTCGCTCCGGATTTGCAGAAAAACGATGTCCCTGTCATTTTCCCTGCCGACAAACCAGCACTGGAACGCTTCATGCCAGTAGCCGATGCGGTGCACTTCCGTACGCGAGGCAACACCGATCTGATTTCGGTAACGGTCAAATATTTTCAACTGTTCTTGTTCCATATCGTTCTCCTGACTTTTAAATAATTTTTTTCAATTCTCTTTGAAGATATGACTCAGCTCAATCCACACTCTTGCAAGGTTGGCTTGTTGATTGTCTTTTCAGCTAATCTCAGTATCCAGCTTATCTTCATATGACTCAGCCGGCTGGCCGGAATTGCTTACCGGGATATAGCTCGTTCTTGCCCAAGGCAGTTTACTGTTCATTGCACCCCGCTTTTTCAGACTTTTTCATTTGACTAAATCTTGTACTTAAAAAAACCATAAACCCGCCTGCCAGAAATGCAAGAAAATAGAAAGGTTCTATACCGAGATCTACTCCTTTCGGTACCGACCGTTCAAACGAAACCGCAAAAAGTAATGCTCCAGTAATGACGCCTAATCCGGTAATGAAAAGACTCCACTTTAATAATCGTTTCACCGTACCCTCCCCTGACATATTTCCATGCAGTAAATTCCTTACGTATTTTCTATTTCTTTCCTGGCTGCTGTTTCTCCTTTTTTTAAATAAAAGGCTCTGTTAAATAACTCTGTTGATATTTGAACAAAGCGAACAACCGTTCTATAATTAGATAAAATAATTAGAACGGGTGAATGCGAATGGCTTTGGTTGAAATAATCAATGAAATTAATAAACTAAGTGAAGCAGACCAATATCGTCTAAAAGAGTTTTTTTTTACAGAATCTCCGAACGTGAAAGCCCACTCCTTTAGGTGTGGGATGGGAGTGAGGTCAAATACGGAGTACCCCTTATAAACCGAAGGTTTGGGGTGCTTCAAGTATTTGAAAATCCTGGATTTCTTTTTTGTGAATCGGTGCAGTTTATTATGTGAACTGATACAATTTTTATATGAATGAATATAGAAGAACCAAAACAACCGTTTCATTATTAAATTATCATTTTTTTCTGTCCTCGTTATAGAAGAAAGATTTTTCAACGGACAGATGTAGAAAAGCGGTTCAAAGAATTGGTGCTGGAAGTATGCGATGAATTTGGAAATAAAAATTGTAGCTATTGAGTGTGATAAAGATCATACGCATATGTTTCTTAATGTACTGCCTAAATTAAGTCCTTCGGACATTATGGCAAACATCAAAGGCTACACTTCAAAAATACTAAGAGAGGAATTTGCACATCTGCAACATTTGCCGAGTCTTTGGACACGTTCCTACTTTGTATCTACCGCTGGGAATGTATCAAGCGAAACCATTAAGTGTTAGGATTAGAACATTATCTCTTCATATCAGATGGCAAGGAACGAGTTAAAGGGCTTTATCACATCCAAAATGCAAATAATTATCACAGTCGTCTTAAAGGCTGGATTGACCGTTTTAATGGTGTGGCAACTATATACCTCGACCATTATTTGAGTTGGTTTCAATAGATATTATTAAACATCGGAATGATAATACAACTGTAAGTAAAATGGTGGTTGATGGCTGCCCGTTCTCAATAAATACTACTTATGATAAGCTCAGATTAGCAGATTGTCGTTTTGAACTCGATTATTAAAATAACCAAGGCTTGAAGTAGGATGATTTTATGACCAATAATAGGAAAGCCCAATTAGAAAAGTTACTGAAGAAAAATAAAGTGAAACAAGCTAAGAGACAGCTTATTGATGACTTAATAAAGTACCATGATATAGATATTTCGGATAAGGAATTTGTGGATTATCAAACATCACAGGAAGTGCATAAAAGGGTTTATGAGCGAATTAGAACTGATGAAATCAATTCTTTCAAATTCCCCTATGACGAAAAAACACTCAAGTCTAAGATTGAACTTATCTTTGATTATTATAAGAATTATGGAGAAGAAATAGTTTTGTTTTATCCTTCTACATCTACATTCAGATTTTACTTTAGGAGCAGTAATCAACTCTACCTTGATTATCCTCTTGCCACAACACTACGATTATCTGAAAGTAAAGATATTATTATGAACCTGATGTTAGAAATGCATGATGATTTGGTTGTTGTTTCCGAAGAATTTAATTTTGGATTTGTTCTAAGTGAAGATGAATATTCATATGTAACAATCGAATATTGGGGGAAATAGAAAAAGGACCATAAAATCAGGTCCTTTCTTTTATTTCAGAAAATCAACATCATTATTTAAAGAGCCAAATAAAAATACGGAAAACTTTCCCGGGGAATCTTCCTTTAAAAAATGCTTTTTTTTTAACGTGAATTGGAAACTACACTAAAGAAGAGAGGTATCATTTCCTTTTCACCACTGCAAGCTTGCCAGGCACGGATTAATTGCTATATAAAACCAAATCCGACATAAATCCAAACAAGCCCAAATTAGGCAAGGCAAGCTCCCATAGGCCCCTTTCCTGAATATTGTGTGAAGGACTATTAATCGGGAGGAATAAAAATGCAACATCAAAATCCGTCAACACACTATCTTGCCTGGCATGAAACATTAGAAATCCATGAGTTGGTGGCTTTCCAATCAATCGGGCTCATGAAACTGAAAAAGGCATATCCCAAAGTTACAGACCCACACTAAAAAGTCTGTATAAGAAAGCGATAAAAGGCTTAAGCAAAAACCTGCAGGATCTTCTCTCTTTTTATCCGATGGCGCCTCATCCGGGCCACAGCAGCAATTACCGTGATGGGGATCTTCCGTTTTATGCTGGTGATGTTTTGGCCCTCTTCAAAACAGGGGTAAGAAACTATGCAATCGCCATTACCGAAACAGCAACCCCTGCACTAAGAGCCGTTTTAAAAAAACATTTGAACAATGCGGTTGATATGCACGCAGCGATCTACTCTTATATGTACCAGAACGGCTATTATCCTTCTTATGATTTAAATAAGCTATTGAAAAATGACGTTAACCTTGCTAATAAAGCACTTGATGAAAAGATGGGCCAGTAAGTGAAACTCGCCGACTGGCGGCCCTTTAGGCGAAGACAGAGATGCAGCTGATTTTGTTTATATTCTTTAAATTGGCCACTGCGTTAACATATTTCCTTGATGACAATTTATATTCCTATACGGAAAAAAGATCCAGAAGCCGAGTGAGCGCTATACTTTCTGGATCTTCCCTTTATAATATGTAAATCTATTCATCTTTTCCTTGCTCCTGGACAAACCCCAATTCATTCCCCGCAATATCTTTAATCGTGAATTTCCTGGTACCGTACGGCGTATCAAATAACTCTTCTACCACTTCTGCCCTGTCCTTTAGCCGCTGCCATAGGGCATCTGTATCTTCCACGGTAAAATTGAACCGCCCATGTGAAGGCGTATTTAAATCTTCCATAACTGCAAAAATTGCGCCATTTTCAGATTCAAAATGGGCATAATTCGGTTTTTCCGGAGGCCATGTGCCTGTAACCTTGAACCCCAGAACATCTGTGTACCAGTCAATCGCTTCGTCTAAGTTACGCACATTTGCCCGGACATGCATCAATCTCGTTTTCATTTGATTGCCCCCTTTTCCTTATACGTAAAGTATACACAATCATACAGGTGCTGACTTCATCATTTTCAAGACTTAGAGGCTGGAAATCAATAATCATTCATAATCTTTTTATGTAACAGGATGCGTTTATGAACCCCCACTTTCCCTCTAGGATCCTCTATCTTTTCACTTAACGATGCCAGATCACGGTCGGCCTGGCGCTCTGATTCAAATAAGTAGTGATGTGCCGTTGATATCGCATATTCCATTTCGACGAGCATACTCGCTGCAAACATGTACTTTTCCCAGTAATCCTGGGCTGAAATATAGCCGTATAAATACTTTTTCCGGTATCGGAAAATCGTTTGCTTATAAACTTTCAGCAGCTGCCGTCTCTGTTTCTCAATACCAGCCATTTTTTAGCTCCTTTTTCAAATATATTTCAGCTTAGAATATGAGGAGCATTTTACCTGTGTTGGATATCATTATCAATAAAGGGATGGGAAATAGGGGCGAACTTCCCGATTAAAGGAAGTGCAGACAACCAAAACGGACTGTTTATGAGAAGAAAATACCACGCCTTTCTAAGCATTCCGGAACAAAATCGCAAGGCGCCCGCTTAGCAGCGTACGCATAAGCGGGGGTACCTGCAGGAAGGTGACTTTCCTTCCGAAGGGGATTACCGCTTATGACGGTAGCCGCTGGCTCCTGGAGCTGGATGACTCCCTTCTCGCTTTATATCCACACCACAAAAAATTTATAATTTCCTTAACCACAAAAAAAAAGCAATTTTTTCTCAAAATTGCTCTTTCCTCATCTTACTTCCTTGATGGTTTTCCATTTGGAGCAGCCTGTGTGCCGCCGCTGCCAAAATCGCCGTTCCAATCGGAAGACATGATTCATCAATATCAAAAACGGGGGTATGGAGATCTCTGTTCACTCCATCCGGTAACGAACAGCCAAGAAAAAACATGGCCCCTGGTATCTTCTCTGTCATGAATCCGAAATCTTCACCGCCAAGCCCGAACGGACCATATTCGACTTTTAAGTCGGGATAAACCCGGTTAGCAGCTTTCACAATCTCCTTGTTGACAGCCGGATGATTATTCAGTGCCGGCTCCCCTCTTTCAAGCATAAATTCAAAACGCCCCCCTAACGCTTCCACCATTTTAAAAACAGCCTTCACCTCAGATACGAGCTGCTCCCTTGCCTGTGGTGTATAGGACCGCATTGTGCCGGTAATCGAGACCTCATCAGGGATGACATTGCTTGCCGTGCCGGTGTGTATTTTCCCAATACTCATGACGGCCGTTTCCAGCGGCGATATCCGGCGGTTGATGATTCCGTAAAGGACTGGCAGCACGGTTGACAGCATCCAAATCGGGTCCTTTGCAAAGTGAGGATAGCCCGCATGACCGCCGGTGCCGAAAATTTTCGCTTCAAACACATCGATATTGGCCATGCTGAAATGATCGTTCACCTGGATCGTGCCTGGCGGCTGCCACGGGCAAACATGGAGGGCTGCCGCAAAGTCCACACCCTCCAACACGCCTTCTTCAATCATGCGCGGAGCCCCTGATTTGCCTTCCTGATCTGTATCCTCCTCCGCCGGCTGGAAAATAAGTTTGACGGTGCCGTTAAAGCGATTGTTATTCTTATCTTCAACAAGCAGGGACGCGGCACCCAGTAACATGGCGGTATGGGCATCATGGCCGCAGGCATGCATGACACCGTCTTTCACCGACCGGTAATCGTGAAACCCGGCTTCCATGATCGGCAGGGCATCCATATCGGCACGGAGAGCGACTGTTGGCCCTTCCCCTGATGAAATTATCGCAGCCACACCTGTCCCGGCAATCCCTGACTGAATTGAATCGACACCGATCTTTTTCAACTTGTCCGCGATGAAACGCGATGTTTCAACTTCCTTGAAACTCAGCTCAGGATTGGCGTGAATATTTCTCCTCCAGCTGACAAGTGATTCATAAAGCCTGTCAGCCCTCTCTGCCAGTTCATGCCTGCTGCCGGTCACGCGGCTCCCTCCTTTTTCGGGCAATTCCCTATACGGCTGTTCCTTCCTTGACCGCTTTGAAGGCCTGTTCAAGGTCATCAATCAAGTCCTCGATATCTTCAATTCCGGCTGAGTAGCGGATCAGCCCTTCAGGTATCCCCATTGCGGCCCGCTCCTCAGGAGTGCATTCGACATGACTTGTCGTTCTGGATGGCCCGACCGTCGTCTCAACTGCCCCGAGATTTGCCGCCCTATTGGCATACTTCAGTTTTGGAAGAAGGTCACGGACAGTTTCCACACCGCCTTTAACCGCAAAACTCAGCATACCGCCGTAGTTTTTCATCTGTTTTTTCGCTATATCATGGCCTGGATGGGTTGCAAGCCCTGGATAGAATACATCTTCGACAAGATCCTGTTTTTGCAGATATTCCGCTACTTTCATTGCGTTGTCACATTGCTGCCGGACGCGGAGGTGGAGGGTCTTCATCCCGCGCAGAAGCAAATAGGCTGCCATCGGGTCGAGAGTGGCCCCGTTTATTTCACGGTAGTGATAAATTTTTTCAACAAGCTCTTCCTTACCGCAAACGACACCTCCGAGTGCATCGGCATGGCCGCCGAGGAACTTCGTCGCACTGTGGATAACGAGGTCCGCGCCAAGCTCAAGCGGATTCTGGTTGACAGGTGTCGCAAAGGTGTTATCGACAATGACAAGAGCGCCCGCTTCCTGTCCTGCCTTGGCCATCCGTTCAATGTCAGTGATTTTGACTGTAGGATTTGTAGGGCTTTCCAGGTAAAGGATTTTACAGCCTTTTTCCACTTGGCGTTCGATTGCTTCGTGGTCTCCTGTATCACATAACTCCACATCAATGTTCAGTCTCGGCAAAAATTCCGTGAAAATTTTATTCGTGCCGCCGTACGTATCCTTGATCGAGACGATTCTGTCCCCAGGAACGAGGAAGGTGGCAATGGTATTGCTGATTGCCGCCATGCCTGTCGAAAAGCTTGTCGCCGCTTCAGCCCCCTCCAGGGATTTCACCTTATCTTCAAAGGCCTGCACGGTTGGATTCGTGTTTCTTCCATAAATGTGCCCTTCTTTATTGCCGACCGCCACGTCATACCACTCATCCATGTCATCATAGCCGAACGATACGCTGTGGACGACCGGCACCTGTGTCGCGCCGTGGACGAGATACTCTTTTTCGCCGTCCCATACTGATTTGGTTCCGATACTTGGTGATTTTTTCATCATCTCAGCTCCCTATATTAGAATTACATCGGTTCTCCGTGGGCAAGGTCACCTGCTTCAGTGCCGCCAAGCACCATCATTTTCGGAGTGACGATCAACTCGCGCGGAAAATCGGCAAGCACTTCACATCCTTTATCAGTCACCAGGAAGGATTCACTGATTTCGACACCATAGTCGCCGTACCAGACTCCCGGTATCATATGGAATGTCATGTTCGGCTTAAGAACCGTTTTGTCCCCCTGGCGGAGGCTGGCCGTATGCTCGCCCCAATCCGGCGGGTAATTCAGGCCTATTGAATAGCCGATCCGCGAATCTTTCACAATTCCATATTTGGAAATCGTGCTGCGCCACACTTCTTCGACTTCTTCACATGTGACACCGGGCTTCACGAAATCCAGCGCATTATTCAACCCTTCCACGACCACTTTTGACAGGTCATTCACTTTCGGGGATGGCGGCCCGATCGATACGGTCCGGGCAAGTGGGCTGTGATACCGTTTGTAGCAGCCGGCAAGCTCGATAATCACCGAATCTTTATTCCGGTACTTCTGATCCGACCAGGTCAGATGCGGAGTCGACGTGTTCTTTCCGGCCGGAAGCATCGGTACGATTGCCGGATAGTCCCCTCCGAACTCAGGCGTCCCGCTGATCAGCTTGTGATAGATTTCCGCAACGACATCGCACTCCCTGACTCCTTCCGCAATGGCATCAATACCCTTTCTCATCGCCGCTTCCACTATTTTGGCGGCTTTTTTCATGTACTCGATTTCCTGCGGAGACTTGATCATGCGGACATCATTGACCAGCAGGGTCGCATCCTGCCAGTTTGCATCCGGCAGCCCTTTTTTCAACCGTTCAAACGCAAGTGCTGAAAAATAGTACGCGCCCATTTCCACACCTATTCTGCTCCTGCTGTGCCCGATTTGCGCCAAAATTTCGGCGGTAAAGTCCATCGGGTGCTTTGTGGAAGAGTGGACATAATCATCTGTATAAGGAATGATATTCTCATGGTAAAGCCAGGTGGTCGCTTTGGCGCCGTTTGCATCCATTTTCCTGCCGATCCAGAGCGGCTGTTCTTCATCAAGGACCAATACAACCATCTGATCGACATAAAACGACCAGCCGTCATATCCGGATATATAGTTCATGTTGGCAGGATCGGTGATGAGAAGGACATCGATCCCCTTTTCAATCATCCGGCGCTTCGTGCGCTGAATCCTCTCCTGAAATTCCCGGAGTTCGAAAGAGACCACGGGAAATCACTCCCTTCCTGGTTGTTTATTTTTTAAATTTTCAATTAATTTAAATGATAATCGAACTCACTCCTTTGAAACAATCGCAAAATTGTATGAAGTTTCAATTCCCAATTTGTACAATATAGATAAGAAATTTTATTTTTTGGATTTCGGCTTCTCCTCTAAAGGCCGAACCCCGATCGACCAAATTTTGATGCTGAGATCAAGCAAAAACACATCATCCGGATTCACAAGGGAAAGCCCGGTAAGTGACTCGATCTTCCTCAGCCGGTACAGCAGGGATTGGCGATGGAGATTCAGCTCCCTTGCAGTCTGGCTGACATTCCCCTTGTTGCGGTGATAAGCGGCGAACGTGCCGACAAGATCCATTGGCCGCTTTTTATCATATTGGAGAATCGGCGCAATGGTCGACAGGATGATTTCCCGCACTTCACTGTCATCCGAAAGCCTGAGCAGCAGGCGGTTCATCTTTGTATCCTCGTAGTTGACAATGTGCCCCGGGCCCTTTTGCCTTCTGCCGAGATCAAGCGCGGTTTTCGCCTTTTCATAACTTTCCTTGAAAACATGAATCCCATCTTCCTCGTGGCCGATGCCCCATGACAGCAAAACACCAGGCAGGAAGTTTTTCAGGCGCCTTTCAGTAAGATCCAGAAACTGGGTGACTATCTGCGTGCCAAGGGGGGGTGGCGCTTCAAAAAAGATGATGACCCGGTTCTTTTCTGACGTTATCAAAAGCCGCTTCTCCACCAGTTCACCGGCATACACAATTTCGTCCACAGCGTAATACATCATACTTTCAAACCAGTGCCCGTACGATTTGAAATCGGGTTTTGCAGCATCAAACAATTCGGGCAGATTTTCCAGTTCACCGACAATACAAACGTAAGGGAGACTGAGATTGAAGCCGAGCATTTTCCCCCGTGACACCATCCGGTCTTTATCCGGTATATCGCCGCTCGCTATACTCCAGATGAAATCATCCTTCAGCCTCATCTCCGTTTCAGCGATGGCATTGTCTTTTAAAAAAGCCAGAGCCGCAGCAGTTGCGGCATGCTCGATGATGTTCACTCCGGATTCATTAATCTCCGGTTTCCCTTCTGAAAGAAACACAACGAGCCAGCCCTGCATGACAGCTGCAGACTGGATTTTCATTTTCAGTGCCAATACTCCATCCAGGTCAGTTGCTTCAAGTTGCTTTTGGAGCGGATGGGTTTCAAGAAGTTCACTTTGATTCCGGTCAGATTGAGTTTCAGGCTCTAACGGGGAAGTTTCTAT
Proteins encoded in this region:
- a CDS encoding AAA family ATPase is translated as MKLVLLFGPQAVGKMTVGEELEKMTELKLFHNHMAIEFVTPFFSYGTAEGKRLVNLFRQEIFEAVSNSSLYGLIFTYVWAFDQQEDWDYVAKLCSTFEEKGGTVYLVELEASLQERLKRNKSGHRLQQKPTKRDVEWSENELKSSMLKYRLNSEEGEIRRDTYLRIDNTKLRAEETARIIKVRFGL
- a CDS encoding NUDIX hydrolase, with product MEQEQLKIFDRYRNQIGVASRTEVHRIGYWHEAFQCWFVGRENDRDIVFLQIRSETKKDYPNLLDITAAGHLSADETVRDGVREIEEEIGIDLSFHELIPLGVIEYCVTKKNFIDKELANVFLYQSDHSLDDFILQREEVSGMVKADLNEFAELWSGKRQAIRIEGFENKTDGNKASIDKMAGRDEFVPHPVSYYETVIKRIKERMND
- a CDS encoding VOC family protein — translated: MKTRLMHVRANVRNLDEAIDWYTDVLGFKVTGTWPPEKPNYAHFESENGAIFAVMEDLNTPSHGRFNFTVEDTDALWQRLKDRAEVVEELFDTPYGTRKFTIKDIAGNELGFVQEQGKDE
- a CDS encoding M20 metallopeptidase family protein, with the translated sequence MTGSRHELAERADRLYESLVSWRRNIHANPELSFKEVETSRFIADKLKKIGVDSIQSGIAGTGVAAIISSGEGPTVALRADMDALPIMEAGFHDYRSVKDGVMHACGHDAHTAMLLGAASLLVEDKNNNRFNGTVKLIFQPAEEDTDQEGKSGAPRMIEEGVLEGVDFAAALHVCPWQPPGTIQVNDHFSMANIDVFEAKIFGTGGHAGYPHFAKDPIWMLSTVLPVLYGIINRRISPLETAVMSIGKIHTGTASNVIPDEVSITGTMRSYTPQAREQLVSEVKAVFKMVEALGGRFEFMLERGEPALNNHPAVNKEIVKAANRVYPDLKVEYGPFGLGGEDFGFMTEKIPGAMFFLGCSLPDGVNRDLHTPVFDIDESCLPIGTAILAAAAHRLLQMENHQGSKMRKEQF
- a CDS encoding cystathionine gamma-synthase family protein — encoded protein: MKKSPSIGTKSVWDGEKEYLVHGATQVPVVHSVSFGYDDMDEWYDVAVGNKEGHIYGRNTNPTVQAFEDKVKSLEGAEAATSFSTGMAAISNTIATFLVPGDRIVSIKDTYGGTNKIFTEFLPRLNIDVELCDTGDHEAIERQVEKGCKILYLESPTNPTVKITDIERMAKAGQEAGALVIVDNTFATPVNQNPLELGADLVIHSATKFLGGHADALGGVVCGKEELVEKIYHYREINGATLDPMAAYLLLRGMKTLHLRVRQQCDNAMKVAEYLQKQDLVEDVFYPGLATHPGHDIAKKQMKNYGGMLSFAVKGGVETVRDLLPKLKYANRAANLGAVETTVGPSRTTSHVECTPEERAAMGIPEGLIRYSAGIEDIEDLIDDLEQAFKAVKEGTAV
- a CDS encoding M24 family metallopeptidase, which translates into the protein MVSFELREFQERIQRTKRRMIEKGIDVLLITDPANMNYISGYDGWSFYVDQMVVLVLDEEQPLWIGRKMDANGAKATTWLYHENIIPYTDDYVHSSTKHPMDFTAEILAQIGHSRSRIGVEMGAYYFSALAFERLKKGLPDANWQDATLLVNDVRMIKSPQEIEYMKKAAKIVEAAMRKGIDAIAEGVRECDVVAEIYHKLISGTPEFGGDYPAIVPMLPAGKNTSTPHLTWSDQKYRNKDSVIIELAGCYKRYHSPLARTVSIGPPSPKVNDLSKVVVEGLNNALDFVKPGVTCEEVEEVWRSTISKYGIVKDSRIGYSIGLNYPPDWGEHTASLRQGDKTVLKPNMTFHMIPGVWYGDYGVEISESFLVTDKGCEVLADFPRELIVTPKMMVLGGTEAGDLAHGEPM
- a CDS encoding PucR family transcriptional regulator, coding for MPLSAAEIINLPAMQAARVVAGENSLKDKKVEWVSVLETPVENFVRKNEFVLSTGIGCGQSEACLRDFVKEVFESGATLLGLATGRHIYDIPQSVIEFGEQHQFPIIEIPWEIRFADISKNCMDILDRHQKEKYKRSEELQQQLLQLVLSGGDCSDISRFARKELGLPILITDQNGKVKGKAGCPGNLLEKWERYVLAGLIAGNLPQIESKGMTRLEPVPEQEEADYTGINPIETSPLEPETQSDRNQSELLETHPLQKQLEATDLDGVLALKMKIQSAAVMQGWLVVFLSEGKPEINESGVNIIEHAATAAALAFLKDNAIAETEMRLKDDFIWSIASGDIPDKDRMVSRGKMLGFNLSLPYVCIVGELENLPELFDAAKPDFKSYGHWFESMMYYAVDEIVYAGELVEKRLLITSEKNRVIIFFEAPPPLGTQIVTQFLDLTERRLKNFLPGVLLSWGIGHEEDGIHVFKESYEKAKTALDLGRRQKGPGHIVNYEDTKMNRLLLRLSDDSEVREIILSTIAPILQYDKKRPMDLVGTFAAYHRNKGNVSQTARELNLHRQSLLYRLRKIESLTGLSLVNPDDVFLLDLSIKIWSIGVRPLEEKPKSKK